In one window of Desulforhabdus amnigena DNA:
- the glnT gene encoding type III glutamate--ammonia ligase, whose amino-acid sequence MTLTAAVQDTMDNGNSDLRQQVRQRLQEQGIEFILAQFVDIHGAPKVKQVPVNCFEGLIDEGAGFAGGAVWGLGQGPESHDLMARTDLATYCRLPWRPNVAIASCDLYVDDEPWPYCARNNLKRMMGIFAAEGYALNGGFEPEHFLVMRRPDGGLMPWDPQGIDKLAKPCYDFKGMCQAMDYLQDIIRYGNQMGFDIYQSDHEDANGQYEINFGWSDALTSADRLTLFRMMAGQVATKYGAICTFMAKPFQNRTGSGAHLHFHVADVLNRRNLFPLKKGEKDRKGLGISKTAVHYVGGLLKHIRAITAVASPTVNCYRRIQSGEFVYSTASGYTWTPAYASYGDNNRTQLFRCPDSNRFEDRSPSGMVNPYLLLATHMAAGLDGIKNEIDPGEAILRENVWNLSHEERRKRGMILLPQNLMEAIEALEEDEVVKSGLGPIADEYIRLKKAEWSEFMRQVTPWEVSRYLTML is encoded by the coding sequence ATGACTCTGACGGCTGCTGTGCAAGACACCATGGACAATGGCAACAGTGATTTGAGGCAACAGGTCCGGCAAAGACTCCAGGAGCAGGGCATCGAATTCATTCTGGCTCAGTTTGTGGACATTCACGGAGCTCCCAAGGTCAAGCAGGTACCGGTGAATTGCTTCGAAGGCCTGATCGACGAAGGAGCCGGGTTTGCCGGGGGAGCGGTGTGGGGGCTCGGACAGGGACCGGAAAGTCATGATCTCATGGCGAGGACGGACCTTGCCACCTATTGCCGGCTGCCCTGGAGACCGAACGTGGCCATCGCAAGCTGCGATCTTTACGTGGATGATGAACCGTGGCCCTATTGCGCTCGCAACAATCTCAAGCGCATGATGGGAATCTTTGCTGCGGAGGGCTATGCCCTCAATGGGGGCTTCGAGCCGGAACATTTCCTCGTCATGCGCAGACCGGATGGTGGTCTGATGCCTTGGGACCCGCAGGGAATCGACAAACTGGCCAAGCCCTGCTACGACTTCAAAGGCATGTGCCAGGCTATGGATTACCTGCAGGACATCATCCGATATGGCAACCAGATGGGCTTTGATATCTACCAGAGCGACCACGAGGATGCCAATGGTCAATATGAGATCAATTTCGGCTGGTCCGATGCTCTGACTTCAGCAGATCGCCTGACCCTTTTCAGGATGATGGCGGGTCAGGTTGCAACCAAATACGGGGCCATCTGCACCTTCATGGCCAAACCCTTTCAGAACAGGACGGGATCGGGGGCGCATCTGCACTTCCATGTGGCGGATGTACTGAACAGGAGAAATCTGTTTCCTCTCAAGAAGGGTGAAAAAGATCGCAAGGGATTGGGAATTTCCAAGACGGCAGTCCATTACGTGGGAGGACTCCTCAAACACATTCGCGCCATCACCGCCGTCGCTTCTCCCACAGTCAATTGTTACCGCCGCATTCAAAGCGGTGAATTCGTCTACTCCACCGCTTCGGGTTACACGTGGACTCCTGCGTATGCATCCTACGGAGACAACAACCGGACCCAACTCTTCAGATGTCCCGATTCTAACCGTTTTGAAGACAGGTCTCCTTCGGGCATGGTGAATCCCTACCTGCTTCTGGCAACTCACATGGCGGCGGGTCTGGACGGGATCAAAAATGAAATAGACCCCGGGGAAGCCATTCTGCGGGAAAATGTCTGGAACCTTTCCCATGAAGAACGAAGAAAACGTGGAATGATCCTGCTGCCCCAGAACCTGATGGAAGCCATCGAAGCCCTGGAGGAAGACGAAGTGGTAAAGTCGGGGCTGGGACCCATCGCGGATGAGTACATTCGCTTGAAAAAAGCGGAATGGAGCGAATTCATGCGCCAGGTCACACCATGGGAAGTGAGCCGCTATCTGACCATGCTGTAG
- a CDS encoding cation:proton antiporter domain-containing protein codes for MQIPLLSDIVIIFGLAIGVLYICHQLRIPAIVGFLLTGVLAGPHGFGLIGAVHEVEVLAEIGVVLLLFTIGLEFSMKSLWQLKRSVLIGGSFQVFATLLITFLIARMLGQDVGKSIFLGFLVSLSSTAIVLKLLQERAEVDSPQGRIDLAILIFQDVVAVPMMLLIPLMKGGEGNVSGTFTMLFLKGIAIVVLAIFSARWVVPHVLFQIAKTRSRELFLLTVVVMCLSVAWLTSSIGLSLALGAFLAGLIISESEYSYQALSNLLPFRDLFTSIFFISIGMLVDSRVMLEHPVMVVLIILGILVLKTILAGGAAALLGYPFRTMVLSGLALSQIGEFSFILSKAGVKHGLLSGNAYQVFLAVSVLSMAATPFIIAQGVPIAALLMRFPMPVRLQTGLKRAPKEPVNNGQEIPKDHLLIIGYGLNGRNVARAARSAGIPYMIVEMNPVTVKKEKAKGEPIYFGDASQEAVLEHVGVHNARIMVVAIPDPVATRMVVASARSLNPRLHIITRTRYLPEMKPLYELGANEVIPEEFETSVEIFSRVLAKYLIPRDEIERLVAGVRNDGYGMLRSLSEEATTFCSPSFCDYRLYLPDVQICSLRVKEGAPIAGKTLAQVGLRKRYGVTLLSIRRNSEMVSNPGADTIFLAGDISILVGTPEKIAQIQHLFESGSEEIAPS; via the coding sequence ATGCAAATACCGCTTCTGAGCGACATTGTGATCATCTTTGGGCTGGCCATCGGTGTGCTCTATATATGCCACCAGTTGCGCATCCCGGCCATTGTCGGGTTCCTTTTGACAGGCGTATTGGCGGGACCTCACGGGTTCGGTCTGATCGGCGCCGTTCACGAGGTGGAAGTCCTGGCTGAAATAGGGGTGGTGCTGCTCCTTTTCACCATCGGCCTCGAATTTTCCATGAAAAGCCTCTGGCAGCTCAAAAGGTCGGTTCTTATCGGCGGTTCCTTCCAGGTATTTGCGACCCTCCTCATTACATTTCTCATAGCCAGAATGCTCGGCCAGGACGTTGGAAAATCCATATTCCTCGGCTTCCTGGTATCCCTGAGCAGCACGGCCATAGTCCTCAAGCTTTTGCAGGAAAGAGCCGAGGTAGATAGCCCTCAGGGCAGGATCGACCTTGCTATCCTGATCTTTCAAGATGTGGTTGCCGTTCCCATGATGCTTCTCATCCCCCTCATGAAGGGAGGCGAGGGAAATGTTTCTGGGACTTTCACGATGCTCTTCCTCAAAGGAATAGCAATCGTGGTCCTGGCTATATTCAGCGCCAGATGGGTTGTTCCTCATGTTCTCTTTCAGATTGCAAAGACAAGAAGCAGAGAGCTCTTTCTCCTCACCGTCGTCGTCATGTGCCTCTCGGTTGCCTGGCTTACATCAAGCATCGGGCTCTCACTCGCTCTGGGAGCATTTCTCGCCGGTCTCATTATCTCGGAATCGGAATATAGCTACCAGGCCCTGAGTAACCTCCTCCCCTTTCGCGATCTTTTCACGAGCATCTTTTTCATCTCTATAGGCATGCTGGTCGATTCCCGCGTGATGCTCGAGCATCCAGTAATGGTCGTTTTGATCATTTTGGGCATCCTGGTCCTAAAAACAATCCTGGCAGGCGGCGCGGCCGCTCTTTTGGGATACCCTTTCCGCACGATGGTCCTATCGGGGCTGGCACTCAGCCAGATCGGCGAGTTTTCCTTCATCCTCTCCAAGGCAGGGGTCAAGCACGGTCTTCTTTCCGGAAATGCATATCAGGTTTTTCTTGCAGTATCCGTTCTCAGCATGGCGGCAACCCCTTTCATCATTGCACAGGGAGTTCCCATTGCCGCCCTGCTCATGCGTTTTCCTATGCCGGTGAGGCTGCAAACCGGCCTGAAACGTGCGCCCAAGGAGCCCGTAAACAACGGTCAAGAAATTCCAAAGGACCATCTCCTCATCATAGGCTACGGGCTAAACGGCAGGAATGTGGCGCGTGCCGCCAGGAGTGCCGGCATCCCCTACATGATCGTTGAGATGAATCCAGTGACGGTAAAAAAAGAGAAAGCGAAGGGAGAACCCATCTATTTTGGGGATGCGAGCCAGGAGGCCGTCCTTGAACATGTGGGCGTGCACAATGCAAGGATCATGGTCGTTGCCATCCCCGACCCTGTCGCTACCCGAATGGTGGTAGCGTCAGCCCGCAGTCTCAACCCAAGGCTGCACATCATCACCAGGACCCGCTATTTGCCGGAGATGAAGCCGCTTTACGAGCTTGGCGCAAACGAAGTCATTCCGGAAGAATTTGAAACTTCGGTTGAAATCTTCAGCCGGGTTCTCGCCAAATATCTCATCCCAAGGGATGAGATCGAGCGATTAGTAGCCGGGGTTAGAAACGACGGTTACGGAATGCTGAGAAGCCTTTCAGAGGAGGCCACAACCTTTTGTTCCCCGTCTTTTTGTGACTACAGGCTCTACCTTCCCGACGTCCAAATCTGTTCATTAAGGGTGAAAGAGGGAGCCCCTATAGCAGGAAAAACGCTTGCTCAAGTGGGTTTGAGAAAGAGATACGGGGTTACGCTCCTCTCGATCCGTCGAAACTCGGAGATGGTCTCCAATCCAGGAGCCGACACCATATTCCTTGCCGGGGATATTTCCATCCTGGTCGGAACCCCGGAAAAGATTGCACAGATACAGCACTTATTTGAATCCGGCAGCGAGGAGATTGCACCTTCTTAG
- a CDS encoding YbaK/EbsC family protein: MMVYERIIALLEQSGFDYTIHSHQPICTIQEAREKVVHLTRNLLKTVVFKIKHDHWILAAVLGPDRIDYKKLAQAFEVKRTDLRSVSPEEVRADLGFQVGGVGPFPIREDVHVVFDEHLMGLDTVFCGMGINTRTVEMKFDHLVQVAQARIHPITRSTSVYISARMRS, encoded by the coding sequence ATGATGGTTTATGAACGCATCATCGCACTCTTGGAACAAAGCGGATTTGATTACACGATCCACTCCCACCAGCCCATTTGTACCATCCAGGAAGCACGGGAAAAGGTGGTCCATCTCACGAGAAACTTGTTGAAGACGGTGGTCTTTAAAATCAAGCATGATCATTGGATTTTAGCCGCCGTCCTCGGCCCTGACCGTATCGACTATAAAAAACTGGCGCAAGCGTTTGAAGTGAAACGCACGGACCTGCGTTCCGTCTCCCCAGAAGAGGTTCGAGCGGATCTCGGCTTCCAGGTGGGAGGCGTGGGGCCCTTTCCCATAAGGGAAGACGTCCACGTGGTGTTCGACGAACATTTGATGGGGCTGGACACCGTCTTTTGCGGCATGGGAATCAATACCCGAACGGTGGAGATGAAATTCGACCATCTGGTCCAGGTGGCCCAGGCGCGAATCCACCCCATCACACGATCGACATCCGTTTATATTTCCGCGCGGATGAGATCCTGA
- a CDS encoding cation:proton antiporter: MHEIDLLSNIGLSIVAATFFALLARALKQPLILAYLAAGIVVGPKIGFGLIQDEASITLISEIGLILLLFIIGLEIDLRKLLSAGRTLIVSGLSQFLICAALGIGFFSLIGFDLRGGRFDALYLAVAMALSSTMIVVKILYDKFELSTLPGQITLGILVFQDIWAILFLSLQPNLMSPGASIILLSFVKGAGLVLFSLAVSKYLLSHVFSFIAKIPELLLVTAIAWCFLISGIAGEVGLSKEMGALVAGVSLSTFPYNIDVISKVTNIRDFFVTLFFVGLGLQIPVPTASLLAYAALASLFLVATRFLSVFPILYSMKEGLRSSLIPSINLSQMSEFSLVIASLGLGFNHIDSQVVGILTFVFAITSVASTYMIQYNHEIQLRIAPVLEKFGLKDIDRQSSTGEAVEQPKEIVFLGFYRETSSVFYEIESMLDENGVPLAKKVLVIDFNPVVHCELNKRDVKCIYGDISSVDTLMHAHVNHTKTLVCTIPDTILRGTTNEKLLSLSRRLCPQARVIVTANTLQAALNLYQQGADFVFIPRIHSAGLVARVISDSLHENLEHYREEEMTHLLARKEVLD; this comes from the coding sequence ATGCACGAAATTGATCTTCTATCGAACATTGGACTTTCTATTGTTGCTGCAACGTTTTTCGCGCTTCTTGCCAGGGCTTTGAAGCAGCCGTTGATTCTGGCTTACCTTGCGGCAGGAATCGTGGTCGGGCCGAAAATAGGCTTTGGGCTGATCCAGGACGAGGCGAGCATCACGCTCATCTCAGAAATAGGGCTTATTCTTCTCCTTTTCATCATCGGCCTCGAAATCGATCTGAGAAAGCTTCTCTCGGCCGGACGGACCCTCATCGTCTCGGGTCTTTCCCAGTTTCTCATCTGCGCAGCGCTGGGAATCGGTTTTTTTTCCCTCATAGGCTTCGACTTGCGAGGCGGCCGATTCGATGCGCTTTATCTTGCCGTAGCGATGGCATTGAGCAGCACGATGATCGTTGTAAAGATCCTCTATGACAAGTTTGAACTCTCTACACTGCCAGGACAAATCACTCTCGGAATCCTCGTCTTTCAGGATATCTGGGCTATTCTCTTTTTATCCCTACAGCCGAATCTCATGAGCCCGGGAGCGTCGATCATTCTGCTCTCGTTTGTGAAGGGAGCCGGCCTTGTGCTTTTTAGCCTTGCCGTAAGCAAGTACCTTCTCTCGCACGTCTTTTCCTTCATCGCAAAGATCCCTGAACTGCTTCTCGTAACCGCCATCGCCTGGTGCTTTCTCATAAGCGGTATCGCAGGTGAAGTAGGGCTTTCCAAGGAAATGGGAGCCCTTGTGGCGGGAGTGAGTCTCTCCACATTTCCCTACAATATCGACGTCATTTCCAAGGTGACCAACATAAGGGATTTTTTCGTGACACTTTTCTTCGTCGGCCTCGGGCTTCAGATCCCTGTTCCAACAGCCTCGCTCCTTGCCTACGCCGCTTTAGCCTCCCTCTTCCTCGTCGCGACGAGATTTCTCTCCGTCTTTCCCATTCTCTACTCCATGAAGGAAGGGTTGCGCTCGAGTCTTATCCCGTCCATCAACCTGTCGCAGATGAGCGAATTTTCCCTCGTCATTGCATCCCTGGGGCTCGGCTTCAACCACATCGATTCCCAGGTGGTGGGGATTTTGACTTTCGTCTTTGCCATCACATCGGTCGCATCAACCTACATGATCCAATACAACCACGAAATCCAACTGAGGATCGCTCCTGTTCTGGAAAAATTCGGTTTGAAGGATATCGACAGGCAATCCTCTACCGGAGAGGCAGTAGAACAACCAAAGGAGATTGTCTTTCTCGGGTTTTACAGGGAAACGAGCTCGGTCTTTTATGAAATCGAGTCCATGCTGGATGAAAATGGAGTTCCACTTGCAAAGAAGGTGCTGGTGATCGACTTCAACCCCGTGGTTCATTGTGAACTGAATAAACGCGACGTCAAGTGCATCTATGGGGATATTTCGAGTGTGGACACGCTGATGCATGCACACGTCAATCATACTAAGACGCTGGTGTGCACCATCCCGGATACCATCCTTCGCGGCACAACCAATGAAAAACTGCTGAGCCTCTCAAGACGCCTTTGCCCGCAGGCCCGGGTAATAGTAACCGCCAACACCTTGCAGGCGGCCCTGAACCTCTATCAGCAAGGAGCGGACTTTGTCTTCATCCCGAGAATACACTCGGCAGGATTAGTGGCCAGGGTCATCTCCGATTCTTTGCATGAGAACCTCGAGCACTATCGGGAGGAAGAAATGACACATCTCCTGGCCCGCAAGGAAGTCCTTGACTGA
- a CDS encoding FAD-dependent oxidoreductase, translating to MTSQIFSTWGRWVPGREPVQPEKLPVEFAPGRPLKAFMGWDGLFVHDWSVNLVDMVRAYMEEARKESCGQCFTCRLGTEEICGILEGICGGEGRPEDLDRLEVLARAMMETGRCDIGQTTPRPLLDLLCHRRQEFLDVIQSKKPIPKGSYIAKVTAPCTNACPSHLNIPDYVEKIRIGRWDEALSTIRRDCSLPGVIGRVCVRPCEFNCRRQRVDDGIAIRALKRYAADAELEHHVEPPLHPGPGKGKKVAIIGAGPAGLSCAYYLGLAGYRSTVFEALNEPGGMAAVGIPDYRLPRNILRGEAAQVEKLGAEIRYGVNVGVDVTLEDLLREGYEAVFVGVGAPESAKMRCEGEDAGYRCFMTGVEFLRRVAMGERPIDGKKLLVIGGGNVAMDCVRSALRLGFDDVNLIYRRTEAEMPADPQEVREAREEGVHFHYLVAPVKIIAEEGKVTGLECQKMELGEPDASGRRRPVPVEGSNIVIPCDAIVPAIGQVCVVDCVLPPEEVEISRWKTLVVDEITCQTRQPYVFSGGDCVTGPATLIAALAAGKNAARFIDQYLTSGKCIPGDSDWIEKLIGQLGIFFYKEKMPYEDTTRKMHPPVLSPEERIKSFAEVEGGVKPAQAVKEAARCLRCFRIAMAAV from the coding sequence ATGACGAGTCAGATCTTTTCGACATGGGGGAGATGGGTACCCGGGCGGGAACCCGTTCAACCGGAAAAACTGCCTGTGGAGTTCGCCCCGGGGAGGCCCCTCAAAGCATTTATGGGTTGGGACGGACTCTTCGTCCACGACTGGTCCGTGAACCTGGTGGACATGGTGCGAGCTTATATGGAAGAGGCGCGAAAGGAATCCTGCGGCCAGTGTTTTACCTGTCGTCTCGGCACGGAAGAAATTTGTGGCATCCTGGAAGGAATCTGTGGAGGAGAGGGCCGTCCGGAGGATTTGGATCGCCTGGAAGTACTGGCCCGAGCCATGATGGAAACGGGCCGCTGCGACATCGGGCAAACGACTCCACGGCCGCTTCTGGATCTACTTTGCCATCGCCGGCAAGAATTTCTCGATGTTATACAGAGTAAAAAGCCTATCCCCAAGGGAAGTTATATTGCCAAAGTGACCGCTCCCTGCACCAATGCCTGTCCTTCACATCTGAATATTCCCGATTACGTGGAAAAAATCCGTATCGGTCGCTGGGATGAAGCGCTCTCCACCATACGGCGGGATTGCTCTCTGCCGGGAGTGATCGGCAGAGTTTGTGTCCGCCCCTGTGAATTCAACTGCCGGCGCCAGCGCGTGGACGACGGGATCGCCATCCGGGCTCTCAAGCGCTATGCCGCTGATGCGGAGCTTGAGCACCATGTGGAGCCTCCTTTACACCCGGGGCCTGGTAAAGGCAAAAAGGTGGCCATCATTGGAGCGGGGCCGGCGGGTTTGTCCTGTGCCTACTACCTAGGATTGGCGGGGTATCGTTCTACGGTCTTCGAAGCTCTGAATGAACCGGGAGGGATGGCCGCAGTGGGGATTCCCGACTATCGGCTGCCTCGAAATATTCTGCGGGGAGAAGCCGCTCAGGTGGAAAAACTGGGAGCTGAAATCCGCTACGGTGTCAATGTGGGAGTGGACGTTACTCTGGAAGACCTGCTCAGAGAAGGCTATGAGGCGGTTTTTGTGGGGGTGGGGGCTCCCGAGTCGGCCAAAATGAGGTGTGAAGGTGAGGATGCCGGGTACCGGTGCTTCATGACCGGCGTGGAGTTCCTGCGCCGTGTAGCCATGGGCGAGCGTCCCATCGATGGGAAGAAGCTCCTGGTGATCGGCGGCGGCAACGTGGCTATGGACTGTGTGCGTTCGGCTCTACGTCTGGGGTTTGACGATGTGAATCTGATCTACCGCCGCACGGAAGCGGAAATGCCTGCAGATCCTCAGGAAGTGAGGGAAGCCAGGGAAGAAGGTGTCCACTTCCATTACCTGGTGGCCCCCGTGAAAATCATCGCGGAGGAGGGCAAAGTGACCGGTCTCGAATGCCAGAAGATGGAGCTGGGTGAACCCGATGCATCCGGCAGGCGGCGTCCCGTGCCGGTGGAAGGGTCCAATATCGTGATTCCCTGCGATGCCATCGTGCCCGCCATAGGCCAGGTCTGCGTGGTGGACTGCGTTCTGCCTCCCGAAGAAGTGGAAATTTCGCGCTGGAAGACTCTCGTAGTGGACGAGATCACCTGCCAGACCAGGCAGCCTTACGTCTTTTCGGGAGGCGATTGTGTGACCGGCCCCGCCACCCTCATTGCCGCCCTGGCGGCGGGCAAGAATGCGGCCCGCTTTATTGATCAGTACCTGACCTCGGGGAAATGCATACCGGGCGACAGCGACTGGATAGAAAAACTCATAGGGCAGTTGGGGATCTTTTTTTACAAGGAAAAAATGCCCTACGAGGATACGACCAGGAAGATGCATCCCCCGGTTCTTTCTCCGGAGGAGCGCATCAAGAGCTTTGCCGAGGTCGAAGGCGGGGTGAAGCCGGCTCAGGCCGTCAAGGAAGCGGCTCGTTGTCTGCGTTGCTTTCGTATTGCCATGGCCGCAGTTTAG
- the fdhF gene encoding formate dehydrogenase subunit alpha, giving the protein MSTLLLNGQEIEFEPGQTILQVAKAHGVHIPTLCHLQDADHKEVCRICVVEIKGSDRLLPACATPAVKGMEIQTDSSRVREARKIIIEMLVATGQHTCFAWDRPREGWTGAHVRAANRPWHQIMCPADGDCRLQELVREYGVDTTDLVPQDFEFPLDDEHPLMVRDFSRCILCGRCVAACNQVQVNLAIPYPYGRREEKPLPQGWFPLADYDQCVHCGECVQACPVGALFEKRAFGLARAGETNKVLTTCAYCGVGCQMWLHVKDGRVVKVTGVENAVPNRGRLCVKGRFGYDFIHSPDRLTVPLIKENGTFREASWDEALDHVAGRFAQILRAHGPRSLAGLSSARVTNEENYLMQKLVRTGFKSNNIDHCARLCHASTVAGLAASFGSGAMTNSIAEMEDADAFIVIGSNTTEAHPVLSTFVKRAVIHNGAELVVIDPRRIPLVAHAAVWLRQRPGTDIAVINGLMHVIIRENLADEPFIAERCENYDALQKVVASYTPERVEALSGIPAEDLIRAARIYGRAGKAMILYAMGITQHSCGTDNVKSLGNLAMLTGNVGRLSTGVNPLRGQNNVQGACDMGALPNVFPGYQVVTDGGIRSKFEAFWKAPLDAEVGLALTEMLPAAAEGRIKGLFILGENPVVSDPDSHHVSDALKNLGFLVVQDIFLTETGRLADVVLPAACFAEKDGTFTNTERRVQRVRKAVEPPGQARADWRILTDLANRMGLGWRYDSPESIFEEIAALTPSYGGISYKRLERESLQWPCPSADHPGTLFLHKDRFTRGKGVFFPVEHQDPFELPDDAYPMILTTGRLLYQYHTRTMTGRCEGVNALAPLAEVELNPSDATRLQLVHGDRARLTTRRGSITVHVQVTERVKAGVVFMPFHYAEAAANILTVPALDPVAKIPEFKVCAVRVEKES; this is encoded by the coding sequence ATGTCCACATTGTTGTTGAACGGTCAGGAAATAGAATTTGAACCGGGGCAGACCATTTTGCAGGTAGCGAAGGCCCATGGAGTACACATTCCCACACTCTGTCACCTGCAGGATGCGGATCACAAAGAAGTGTGTCGCATTTGTGTGGTGGAAATCAAGGGGAGTGACCGGCTCCTGCCGGCCTGCGCCACACCGGCCGTCAAAGGGATGGAAATCCAGACAGATTCATCCCGGGTGCGTGAAGCTCGCAAGATCATCATCGAAATGCTGGTGGCCACCGGCCAGCACACCTGTTTTGCCTGGGATCGCCCCCGGGAAGGCTGGACCGGGGCTCATGTAAGAGCCGCTAACAGGCCCTGGCACCAGATCATGTGCCCGGCTGACGGCGATTGCCGCCTTCAGGAACTGGTGAGGGAATACGGGGTCGACACCACGGACCTGGTGCCTCAGGACTTTGAATTTCCCCTGGACGACGAACACCCGCTCATGGTGCGGGACTTCAGCCGCTGTATACTTTGCGGCCGCTGCGTGGCCGCCTGCAACCAGGTTCAGGTGAATCTCGCCATTCCCTATCCTTACGGCCGGCGTGAAGAAAAGCCGCTGCCGCAGGGATGGTTTCCGCTTGCGGATTACGACCAGTGCGTGCACTGCGGCGAGTGCGTTCAGGCCTGTCCCGTGGGGGCCCTCTTTGAAAAAAGGGCTTTCGGGCTGGCCCGGGCCGGGGAAACCAACAAAGTGCTCACCACCTGTGCCTATTGCGGAGTGGGGTGCCAGATGTGGCTGCATGTAAAAGACGGCCGTGTCGTCAAGGTCACGGGGGTGGAGAATGCTGTGCCCAACCGGGGGCGGCTTTGTGTCAAAGGGCGCTTCGGTTACGACTTCATTCACTCCCCGGATCGCCTCACCGTGCCGCTCATCAAAGAAAACGGTACTTTTCGCGAAGCTTCCTGGGATGAAGCCCTCGACCATGTCGCCGGGCGCTTCGCACAGATCCTGCGCGCCCATGGCCCACGGAGCCTGGCGGGCCTCTCTTCCGCACGTGTGACCAACGAAGAAAACTACCTGATGCAGAAGTTGGTGCGCACAGGCTTTAAAAGCAATAACATCGACCACTGCGCCAGGCTCTGCCATGCCTCGACGGTAGCCGGTCTGGCCGCCTCTTTTGGTTCCGGTGCCATGACCAATTCCATCGCCGAGATGGAAGACGCGGATGCTTTCATCGTTATCGGGTCCAACACCACAGAGGCGCATCCCGTCCTTTCCACCTTCGTCAAAAGGGCCGTGATTCATAACGGGGCGGAACTGGTGGTGATCGATCCCCGCCGCATCCCCCTGGTAGCTCATGCCGCCGTCTGGCTGCGTCAGCGCCCCGGAACGGATATTGCCGTCATCAATGGTCTGATGCACGTCATCATCAGGGAAAACCTGGCCGATGAGCCGTTCATTGCGGAGCGTTGCGAAAATTATGATGCTCTGCAGAAGGTGGTGGCCTCCTATACCCCCGAAAGGGTGGAAGCCCTCAGCGGTATTCCGGCCGAAGACCTGATCCGCGCCGCCCGCATCTACGGCAGGGCGGGTAAAGCCATGATTCTGTACGCCATGGGGATCACTCAGCATAGCTGTGGTACGGACAACGTCAAGTCTCTCGGCAACCTGGCTATGCTCACGGGGAACGTCGGCCGGCTTTCAACAGGCGTCAACCCCTTGCGAGGCCAGAACAACGTTCAGGGGGCCTGTGACATGGGGGCTCTGCCCAATGTCTTTCCAGGCTACCAGGTGGTGACAGACGGTGGAATCCGGTCGAAGTTCGAGGCTTTCTGGAAGGCCCCTCTGGATGCCGAAGTGGGGTTGGCTCTCACCGAGATGCTTCCAGCCGCGGCTGAAGGCAGGATCAAGGGCCTTTTCATTTTGGGTGAAAACCCCGTGGTGTCCGATCCCGATTCCCATCATGTGTCGGATGCCCTGAAAAACCTGGGTTTTCTGGTGGTGCAGGACATCTTTCTGACGGAAACGGGGCGCCTGGCCGATGTCGTTTTGCCGGCCGCCTGTTTCGCGGAAAAAGACGGAACTTTCACCAACACGGAACGCAGGGTACAGCGGGTGCGGAAGGCTGTTGAGCCGCCGGGGCAAGCCCGGGCCGACTGGAGGATTCTTACGGATCTGGCCAACCGCATGGGGCTTGGCTGGCGATATGATTCTCCTGAGAGCATTTTCGAGGAGATTGCGGCCTTAACCCCCAGCTATGGCGGGATCAGCTATAAACGCCTGGAAAGGGAATCGCTGCAGTGGCCCTGCCCCAGCGCCGATCATCCCGGCACTCTTTTTCTGCATAAAGACCGGTTCACCCGGGGCAAAGGGGTTTTCTTCCCTGTGGAGCATCAAGATCCCTTCGAACTTCCCGACGATGCCTATCCCATGATTCTGACCACCGGGCGCCTGCTTTACCAGTATCATACACGCACTATGACGGGGCGCTGCGAAGGGGTCAATGCTCTGGCTCCCCTGGCCGAAGTGGAGCTCAATCCGTCGGATGCGACAAGGCTCCAACTCGTCCACGGTGACCGCGCCCGGCTTACCACCAGGCGCGGGAGCATCACCGTGCATGTCCAGGTTACGGAACGGGTGAAAGCCGGCGTCGTCTTTATGCCTTTTCACTATGCCGAGGCCGCCGCCAACATTCTCACAGTGCCGGCGCTGGATCCGGTGGCCAAGATTCCGGAGTTCAAGGTTTGTGCGGTACGGGTGGAAAAAGAATCGTGA